One Mycolicibacter sp. MU0083 DNA window includes the following coding sequences:
- a CDS encoding AraC family transcriptional regulator — translation MSVVRGTALSGYAELVAELGGDPAALLQAAGVPGGAVGVHEVFVPYRAVILAVETAASAVDCPDFGRRLALRQDIGNFGPLGVAARTAATVGGGFSIVERFLSAYSPAISARILAGAEPNESFYAFEVLIDRSPPHPQTTELSLGVSLGIMRMMFDAPYAPLSVHLPHQPLTPLRDYLAYFGCRPYFAQPVAGFTFRTADLDRPLHRDDQAHQAVVGYLRAITAESAGVAASVRAIARQLLPTGTVSLELIAGELGLHPKALHRRLAAEQTTFATLVDGVRRDAAHRYLRDTDISLAHLACELGYAEQSVLSRSCQRWFGCSASSHRKAARMAEPGETTSGPH, via the coding sequence ATGTCGGTGGTGCGCGGCACCGCGCTGTCCGGATACGCGGAGCTGGTTGCCGAACTCGGCGGTGATCCCGCCGCGTTGCTGCAGGCCGCCGGGGTCCCCGGCGGGGCGGTCGGAGTGCATGAGGTCTTCGTGCCGTACCGGGCGGTGATCCTGGCCGTGGAGACTGCCGCGAGCGCCGTCGACTGCCCGGACTTCGGGCGGCGGTTGGCGCTGCGCCAGGACATCGGGAACTTCGGGCCGCTGGGCGTGGCGGCACGTACCGCGGCCACCGTCGGCGGCGGGTTCTCGATCGTGGAGCGATTCCTGTCCGCCTACAGTCCGGCGATCTCGGCACGGATCCTGGCCGGTGCCGAGCCCAACGAATCGTTCTATGCCTTCGAAGTGCTCATCGATCGGTCCCCACCGCACCCACAGACCACCGAGCTGTCGCTGGGCGTATCGCTGGGCATCATGCGGATGATGTTCGACGCCCCGTACGCGCCGCTGTCGGTGCATCTTCCGCACCAGCCGCTGACCCCGCTGCGCGACTACCTGGCCTACTTCGGCTGCCGGCCCTACTTCGCCCAGCCGGTCGCCGGATTCACCTTCCGCACCGCGGATCTGGACCGGCCGCTGCACCGGGACGACCAGGCGCATCAGGCCGTGGTCGGCTATCTGCGCGCTATCACCGCAGAGTCGGCGGGTGTTGCGGCGTCGGTGCGCGCCATCGCCCGTCAGTTGTTGCCGACCGGAACGGTCAGCCTGGAACTGATCGCCGGTGAACTGGGTTTGCATCCCAAGGCGCTGCACCGGCGGCTGGCGGCCGAGCAGACCACGTTCGCCACGCTCGTCGACGGGGTGCGCCGCGATGCCGCCCACCGCTATCTGCGTGACACCGACATCAGCCTGGCGCATCTGGCCTGCGAACTCGGCTACGCCGAGCAGAGTGTGCTCAGCCGGTCCTGTCAGCGGTGGTTCGGTTGCAGCGCGAGCAGTCATCGCAAGGCGGCCCGGATGGCCGAGCCGGGCGAGACGACGTCGGGGCCGCATTAG
- a CDS encoding DUF3145 domain-containing protein, whose protein sequence is MRATNQFADVTSGVVYIHASPAAVCPHVEWALTSTLGARNGQAKLNWTPQPAMPGQLRAVVNWVGPVGTGARLASALRSWSVLRFEITEDPSTGVDGQRFSHTPQLGLWSGTMSANGDVMVGENRLRSLMAAGADALAAELETVLGAAWDEALEPYRDGGEGAEVSWLSRGVG, encoded by the coding sequence ATGCGCGCGACGAATCAATTCGCCGACGTGACCAGCGGCGTGGTGTACATCCACGCCTCGCCCGCGGCGGTATGCCCGCATGTCGAGTGGGCACTGACCTCGACCCTGGGCGCCCGCAACGGCCAGGCGAAACTCAACTGGACGCCGCAACCGGCGATGCCGGGACAATTGCGTGCGGTCGTCAACTGGGTGGGCCCGGTCGGCACCGGTGCCCGGCTGGCCAGCGCGCTGCGCTCCTGGTCGGTGCTGCGCTTCGAGATCACCGAGGACCCCAGCACCGGAGTGGACGGCCAGCGGTTCAGCCACACCCCGCAGCTCGGGTTGTGGAGCGGAACGATGAGCGCCAACGGCGATGTGATGGTCGGGGAGAACCGGCTGCGCAGCTTGATGGCCGCCGGCGCCGACGCGCTGGCCGCCGAGTTGGAGACCGTGCTGGGTGCCGCGTGGGACGAGGCGCTGGAGCCTTACCGCGACGGCGGGGAGGGCGCGGAGGTGTCCTGGCTCAGCCGCGGCGTGGGCTGA
- a CDS encoding SHOCT domain-containing protein: MSARRAIRRIPVGVAVTLMGIGVIGFVVALILNVFVLDRYAAYGEVPIPGSGTVHLPVGEVTVSLHTRVISSPTGGGLPVPPISLGVTSPDGAPDPEFEESIGPTTTVNNDSRRRLWRMQVAVAGDYQITTDGQVGAYIAPRLAFGEHAGRWSLVWIFAGIFGLGLLDLIAARWFAVRGRPRSVRSDGAATESAAETVMESVAGRYVPDDEGIRIEQLKTITALRDSGALTEAEFAEEKRRILRGH; this comes from the coding sequence ATGAGCGCGCGGCGTGCGATCAGGCGGATTCCGGTCGGTGTTGCGGTAACCCTGATGGGCATCGGTGTGATCGGTTTCGTGGTCGCACTCATCCTCAATGTCTTTGTGCTGGACCGCTATGCCGCCTACGGCGAAGTGCCGATTCCGGGCAGTGGCACGGTGCACCTGCCCGTGGGCGAGGTGACGGTGAGCCTGCACACCCGAGTCATCTCCAGCCCTACCGGCGGCGGTCTGCCGGTACCGCCGATAAGCCTGGGCGTGACATCGCCGGACGGGGCGCCCGATCCGGAGTTCGAGGAGAGCATCGGGCCGACCACCACGGTCAACAACGATTCGCGACGCCGGCTGTGGCGGATGCAGGTGGCGGTCGCCGGCGACTACCAGATCACTACTGACGGGCAGGTCGGTGCCTACATCGCTCCGCGGTTGGCGTTCGGTGAGCACGCCGGTCGGTGGTCGCTGGTCTGGATCTTCGCCGGCATCTTCGGTCTCGGTCTGTTGGACCTGATCGCAGCGCGGTGGTTTGCGGTCCGCGGTCGCCCGCGGTCGGTGCGGTCGGACGGTGCCGCGACGGAATCCGCCGCGGAAACCGTCATGGAATCTGTGGCCGGCCGATACGTCCCCGACGATGAAGGCATCCGTATCGAGCAGCTCAAAACGATAACGGCCCTCCGCGATTCCGGTGCGTTGACCGAGGCGGAGTTCGCCGAAGAGAAGCGGCGAATCCTGCGCGGGCACTGA
- a CDS encoding serine hydrolase domain-containing protein has protein sequence MAVLDVVDDWPVDHVAAAVVGPHGVLATHGDIARPFRLASVTKPLVARAVHVAVEEGAVELDTPAGPPGATVRHLLAHASGFAAGSDRIQAPPGTRRVYSNHGFEVLARSLEQESGIEFGDYLAQAVFEPLGMSASRLDGGAAGAGFGATSTVADLAAFAGDLLIPVTVSPQLHAEAISVQFPGLDGVLPGYGPQRPNDWGLGFEIRDGKSPHWTGATNSPRTFGHFGQSGTLIWVDPVIERALVVLTDRDFGDWAKTCWPVLADAVVAATGWD, from the coding sequence ATGGCTGTCCTGGATGTTGTCGACGACTGGCCGGTCGATCATGTGGCCGCCGCGGTCGTCGGCCCGCACGGGGTGCTGGCCACCCACGGTGACATCGCCCGACCGTTCCGCCTGGCCTCGGTCACCAAACCGTTGGTGGCGCGGGCCGTGCACGTCGCGGTGGAGGAGGGGGCCGTCGAATTGGACACCCCGGCCGGGCCGCCGGGGGCCACCGTGCGGCATCTGCTGGCGCACGCGTCCGGGTTCGCGGCGGGCTCCGACCGGATTCAGGCGCCGCCCGGCACCCGCCGGGTGTACTCCAATCACGGCTTCGAGGTGCTCGCCCGGAGTCTCGAACAGGAATCCGGGATCGAGTTCGGCGACTATCTGGCTCAGGCGGTGTTCGAGCCGCTGGGAATGTCGGCCAGCCGACTGGACGGGGGCGCCGCGGGCGCCGGTTTCGGGGCCACCTCGACGGTGGCGGATCTGGCGGCATTCGCCGGTGACCTGCTGATACCGGTCACGGTGTCGCCGCAACTGCATGCCGAAGCGATCAGTGTGCAGTTTCCCGGGCTGGATGGGGTGTTGCCCGGTTACGGGCCGCAGCGCCCCAATGACTGGGGTCTGGGCTTCGAGATCCGAGACGGCAAGAGTCCCCACTGGACGGGTGCGACGAACTCACCGCGGACCTTTGGCCATTTCGGCCAGTCGGGCACGTTGATCTGGGTTGATCCGGTGATCGAACGGGCCCTGGTGGTGCTGACCGATCGTGATTTCGGGGACTGGGCGAAGACGTGCTGGCCGGTGTTGGCCGATGCCGTGGTGGCCGCGACCGGCTGGGACTAG
- a CDS encoding Hsp70 family protein: MAQETGPALGMSVGATTLAAVTADRAVTRRPVLTLFRDRPSQIGMPSENSAVSGSLHDRGLVVTDFVDRVGGGGPVVASDGSTHRAEQLLADGLHALAYAVTEGQPIPPAVAVTHPAHWSRDAVAALRTALGRVAEWAQHPVTLIPDTTAVLAALQANPGLPDQGVIAVCDFGGSGTNVTLVDAGREFAPLGATRRITTFAGDVIDQALLDHVVADLGGNGEDSPTVGSLNRLRNQCRDAKEQLSAETVAELAGFHGGAWLTRVELDEALRQPLDGFFTVLEQILADNDVRPDGLSAIVSVGGGANMPTVTTGLSQRFGVAVVSSPRPQLTAAIGAALSVAGSAVAVPKQAPPPSESPQFPVPEPPPEFSPPQTGNGGTEPAPQPLVTPPDPVIAPPAKAVVPEREPLGGGGVPWYRRPIPVVILAAVVATLLGTVAVLVLRNAAEPAPDSTVPPVPVTSTPSPTYEPPPAFAPSPEPVLPMLPDESVVPEFPEGPENPEIPEHPAPEPTEPTGGPGSP; encoded by the coding sequence ATGGCGCAAGAGACAGGCCCCGCATTGGGCATGTCCGTCGGGGCGACCACCCTGGCGGCGGTGACCGCCGATCGGGCCGTGACCCGCCGGCCGGTGCTGACCCTGTTCCGGGATCGTCCGTCCCAGATCGGTATGCCATCGGAGAACTCCGCCGTGAGCGGCAGCCTGCATGACCGCGGCCTGGTGGTAACCGATTTCGTCGACCGAGTCGGCGGTGGCGGACCGGTGGTGGCCAGCGACGGCTCGACGCACCGTGCCGAGCAGCTGCTCGCCGATGGACTGCACGCACTCGCCTACGCGGTGACCGAGGGCCAGCCGATACCGCCCGCCGTAGCGGTGACCCACCCCGCCCACTGGTCGCGGGATGCGGTCGCCGCATTGCGCACCGCGCTGGGGCGAGTGGCCGAATGGGCGCAGCACCCGGTAACGCTGATCCCCGATACCACTGCGGTTCTGGCTGCGCTGCAAGCCAATCCGGGCCTTCCGGACCAGGGCGTCATCGCGGTGTGCGATTTCGGCGGCAGTGGCACCAACGTCACCCTCGTCGATGCCGGCCGCGAATTCGCGCCGCTGGGCGCCACCCGTCGAATCACCACGTTCGCCGGGGACGTCATCGATCAGGCGCTACTCGATCATGTAGTGGCCGATCTCGGCGGCAACGGCGAGGATTCCCCCACAGTGGGATCGCTGAACCGGCTGCGCAACCAGTGCCGTGACGCCAAAGAACAATTGTCGGCGGAGACGGTGGCCGAACTCGCCGGATTCCACGGCGGGGCGTGGCTGACCCGGGTGGAACTCGACGAAGCGCTGCGTCAGCCTCTCGACGGCTTTTTCACGGTTCTAGAGCAGATCCTGGCCGACAACGATGTCCGGCCCGACGGGCTGTCTGCGATCGTCTCGGTCGGCGGCGGGGCGAACATGCCGACCGTGACGACCGGGCTGTCGCAACGCTTCGGTGTCGCCGTCGTCAGCTCCCCGCGGCCGCAGTTGACCGCGGCGATCGGCGCGGCCCTCAGCGTCGCCGGCAGTGCGGTTGCCGTTCCGAAGCAGGCGCCTCCGCCGAGCGAGTCGCCGCAATTCCCCGTGCCGGAACCGCCGCCGGAATTCAGTCCGCCGCAGACCGGCAACGGTGGAACCGAGCCCGCACCCCAACCTCTGGTCACCCCACCCGATCCGGTCATCGCCCCGCCGGCCAAAGCGGTGGTGCCCGAACGGGAACCGCTCGGCGGGGGCGGTGTGCCCTGGTATCGGCGACCGATCCCGGTGGTCATCCTCGCCGCAGTGGTCGCGACCTTGTTGGGCACCGTGGCGGTGCTGGTGTTACGCAACGCCGCCGAACCCGCACCAGACTCCACCGTGCCACCGGTACCGGTGACCAGCACACCGTCCCCGACCTACGAGCCGCCGCCGGCGTTCGCGCCCAGCCCCGAGCCGGTCTTGCCGATGCTGCCCGACGAGTCGGTCGTCCCAGAGTTCCCCGAGGGGCCGGAGAACCCGGAGATTCCCGAGCACCCGGCCCCCGAGCCCACCGAACCGACCGGGGGACCGGGCAGCCCGTAG
- a CDS encoding N-acyl-D-amino-acid deacylase family protein has protein sequence MSFDTVIRGGRWFDGTGAPSAIRNIGIRDGHVAAISAEPLDETGCANIIDAAGKWVMPGLLDIHTHYDVEVLAAPSLSESVRHGVTTVLVGSCSLSTIHVDGPDAGDIFGRVEAIPRKYVVETIDAHKTWASCEDYIAALESRPLGPNVTAFIGHSDMRAATMGLDRATRSNVRPTAAEQARMEQMLDEALQAGFVGMSSQQLLFDKMDGEICRSRTLPSTYAKPKELRRLKAKLRRTGRILQAGPDIKNPLDVVSQLAQALGIFRRPLKTSLLAAADVKSNRWAIPTMVKASRMLTKLGADFRWQHLPVPFDVYADGIDLVIFEEFGSGAEALHLRESVERDELMRDEAYRRRFRKDYANKYGPRVWHRDFFDAEITECPDTSIIGKSFGQVGVERGGVHPVDAFLDLVLEHGTALRWHTTISNDRPEVLKTLAQEPGIQMGFSDAGAHLRNMAFYNMGLRLLRHVLDAEQAGKPFLSVEQAVHRLTGELADWYRIDAGHLRVGDRADIAVIDPDHLDDTLDAYSEDTFAAYGGMSRMVNRNDDAVTAVFISGRPVVLDGQPTEVLGAQRTGSFLRADTPTRAVTAQAEVPVTRATPAT, from the coding sequence GTGAGTTTTGACACCGTGATTCGTGGCGGCCGGTGGTTCGACGGCACCGGTGCGCCGTCGGCGATCCGCAACATCGGTATCCGCGACGGCCACGTCGCGGCGATCTCGGCCGAACCGCTCGATGAGACCGGCTGCGCAAACATCATCGATGCAGCGGGGAAATGGGTGATGCCCGGTCTGCTCGACATCCACACCCACTACGACGTCGAAGTCCTGGCCGCCCCGTCGCTGTCGGAATCGGTACGCCACGGGGTGACCACGGTGCTCGTCGGCTCGTGTTCGCTGTCGACCATCCACGTCGACGGGCCGGATGCCGGTGACATCTTCGGCCGCGTGGAGGCCATCCCCCGCAAGTACGTGGTGGAGACCATCGATGCCCACAAGACCTGGGCGAGTTGCGAGGACTACATCGCCGCACTGGAGAGTCGGCCGCTCGGCCCGAACGTGACGGCGTTCATCGGCCATTCGGACATGCGCGCCGCAACCATGGGCCTCGACCGCGCCACCCGTTCGAACGTTCGGCCCACCGCCGCCGAGCAGGCTCGGATGGAGCAGATGCTGGATGAGGCTTTGCAAGCCGGATTTGTCGGAATGTCCTCCCAGCAACTGCTTTTCGACAAGATGGACGGCGAGATCTGCCGCTCACGAACACTGCCCTCGACCTATGCCAAGCCGAAAGAGCTCCGCCGCCTCAAGGCGAAGCTGCGGCGCACCGGACGAATCCTGCAGGCCGGCCCCGATATCAAGAACCCACTGGACGTGGTGTCCCAGCTGGCCCAGGCCCTGGGGATCTTCCGCCGGCCGCTCAAGACCAGCCTGCTGGCCGCCGCCGACGTCAAGAGCAACCGGTGGGCGATTCCGACGATGGTCAAGGCGTCGCGGATGCTGACCAAGCTGGGCGCCGATTTCCGTTGGCAGCACCTGCCGGTGCCGTTCGACGTCTACGCCGACGGTATCGATCTGGTGATCTTCGAAGAGTTCGGGTCCGGGGCCGAGGCGCTGCACCTGCGCGAGTCCGTCGAACGTGACGAGTTGATGCGCGACGAGGCCTACCGGCGCCGTTTCCGCAAGGACTACGCCAACAAGTACGGCCCGCGGGTGTGGCACCGCGACTTCTTCGACGCCGAGATCACCGAATGCCCGGACACCTCGATCATCGGAAAGTCCTTCGGGCAGGTCGGGGTCGAACGCGGCGGCGTGCATCCCGTCGACGCGTTCCTCGACCTGGTCCTGGAGCACGGGACCGCGCTGCGCTGGCACACCACGATCTCCAACGACCGGCCCGAGGTACTCAAGACACTCGCGCAGGAGCCCGGCATTCAGATGGGTTTCTCGGACGCCGGCGCACACCTGCGCAACATGGCGTTCTACAACATGGGCCTGCGTCTGCTGCGCCACGTCCTCGACGCCGAGCAGGCCGGCAAGCCGTTCCTGTCGGTCGAGCAGGCGGTGCACCGGCTCACCGGCGAACTGGCCGACTGGTACCGGATCGATGCCGGCCACCTGCGGGTCGGCGACCGCGCCGACATCGCGGTCATCGACCCCGATCACCTCGACGACACCCTGGACGCCTACAGCGAAGACACCTTCGCCGCGTACGGCGGCATGTCACGGATGGTCAACCGCAACGACGACGCCGTCACCGCGGTCTTTATCTCGGGTCGCCCGGTGGTCCTCGACGGACAGCCGACCGAGGTGTTGGGTGCGCAACGCACCGGAAGTTTCCTGCGCGCCGACACGCCCACCCGCGCGGTCACCGCACAAGCCGAGGTGCCGGTAACGCGCGCCACACCGGCAACATAA
- a CDS encoding diacylglycerol kinase, whose translation MNPRPQNRRVIDRVALLTNPAAGHGNARHAAERALARFQQRGIDVQHLVGADPGHARRLLDDALAAGTDAVVVAGGDGVISLALQSLALGDVPLGIIPAGTGNDHAREYGLPTGDPEAAADVVVDGRIETVDLGRIAGDDGAVSWFGTVMAAGFDSLVSDRVNRMRWPHGRMRYNVAMVAEMSRLRLLPFRLTFDDDEQLEIALTLAAFGNTRSYGGGMLICPDADHADGLLDVTMVHSDSRAKLIRLFPTVFKGTHVLLDEVSSRRASSIRVECPGINAYADGDYVRPLPVTVSAVPGALQILRPPL comes from the coding sequence ATGAACCCGCGCCCGCAGAACCGCCGCGTGATCGACCGGGTCGCGCTGCTGACCAACCCGGCGGCCGGACACGGCAACGCCCGGCATGCCGCGGAGCGGGCTTTGGCGCGATTCCAGCAGCGCGGCATCGATGTCCAGCATCTCGTCGGCGCCGATCCCGGCCATGCCCGGAGACTGCTCGACGACGCCCTGGCGGCGGGCACCGACGCCGTGGTGGTGGCCGGCGGTGACGGCGTCATCTCCCTGGCATTGCAGTCGCTGGCGCTCGGCGACGTGCCACTGGGCATCATCCCGGCCGGCACCGGCAACGATCACGCCCGCGAATACGGTCTGCCCACAGGAGATCCGGAAGCCGCCGCCGACGTCGTCGTCGACGGCCGGATCGAGACGGTCGATCTGGGCCGGATCGCCGGCGACGACGGCGCGGTGTCCTGGTTCGGCACCGTGATGGCTGCCGGTTTCGATTCACTGGTCAGCGACCGGGTCAACCGGATGCGCTGGCCGCACGGCCGGATGCGCTACAACGTGGCGATGGTGGCCGAGATGTCGCGGCTCCGACTCCTGCCGTTCCGGCTGACGTTCGACGACGATGAGCAGCTGGAGATCGCATTGACGCTGGCGGCGTTCGGCAACACCCGCAGCTACGGCGGGGGGATGCTGATCTGCCCGGACGCCGACCACGCCGACGGCCTGCTCGACGTCACCATGGTGCATTCGGATTCGCGGGCCAAGCTGATCAGGCTGTTCCCGACGGTGTTCAAGGGCACCCACGTGCTGCTCGACGAGGTCAGCAGCCGTCGGGCGTCGTCGATTCGGGTGGAGTGCCCGGGGATCAACGCCTACGCCGACGGGGACTATGTCCGCCCGCTGCCGGTGACGGTGTCGGCGGTGCCCGGCGCGCTACAGATCCTGCGCCCGCCCCTCTAA
- a CDS encoding MBL fold metallo-hydrolase, producing MSANSPIQRVVTHGTFELDGGSWEVDNNIWVVGDDSEVIVFDAAHTAAPIVEAVGGRKVVAVVCTHGHNDHITVAPELGQTFDAPVLLHPADAMLWQMTHPDNEFRAIDDDQRLTAGGIELHALHTPGHSPGSVCWYAPDLGAVFSGDTLFHGGPGATGRSFSDFPTILASISGRLGALPADTVVYTGHGDSTRIGDELVNYDEWVARGH from the coding sequence GTGAGCGCGAACAGCCCGATCCAGCGGGTCGTCACGCATGGCACCTTCGAACTCGACGGTGGCAGTTGGGAAGTCGACAACAACATCTGGGTCGTGGGTGACGATTCAGAAGTCATCGTCTTCGACGCCGCGCATACCGCGGCGCCGATCGTCGAGGCGGTCGGCGGACGCAAAGTGGTCGCGGTGGTGTGCACGCACGGCCACAACGACCACATCACCGTCGCGCCGGAGCTGGGCCAGACTTTCGACGCCCCGGTTCTGCTGCACCCGGCCGATGCGATGCTGTGGCAGATGACGCACCCGGACAACGAATTTCGTGCCATCGACGATGATCAGCGGCTGACCGCCGGCGGTATCGAACTGCACGCCCTGCACACTCCGGGCCACTCGCCGGGATCGGTGTGCTGGTATGCGCCGGATCTGGGCGCGGTGTTCAGCGGCGACACCTTGTTCCACGGCGGTCCCGGCGCGACCGGTCGCTCGTTCTCGGATTTCCCGACCATCCTGGCGTCCATCTCCGGGCGCCTCGGCGCGCTGCCGGCCGACACCGTCGTCTACACCGGGCACGGCGACAGCACCCGTATCGGCGACGAGCTGGTCAACTACGACGAGTGGGTGGCTCGCGGCCACTGA
- a CDS encoding S-(hydroxymethyl)mycothiol dehydrogenase, whose product MSQTVRGVISREKGKPVEVTDIVIPDPGPNDVVVAITACGVCHTDLTYRDGGINDNYPFLLGHEASGTVESVGSAVTAVAPGDFVVLNWRAVCGQCRACKRGRPHLCFDTFNASVPMTLTDGTELSPALGIGAFADKTLVHEGQCTKVDPSADPAVAGLLGCGVMAGLGAAINTGGVTRDDTVAVIGCGGVGDAAIAGAALVGARRIIAVDTDDTKLAWARDFGATDTVNARTQDPVETIQELTDGFGADVVIDAVGRPETWKQAFYARDLAGTVVLVGVPTPDMQLEMPLVDFFSRGGSLKSSWYGDCLPERDFPTLISLYLQGRLPLEKFVSERIGLDDIEQAFHRMHGGEVLRSVVVL is encoded by the coding sequence ATGAGTCAGACAGTGCGTGGCGTGATCTCCCGTGAGAAGGGCAAGCCGGTCGAGGTGACCGACATCGTCATCCCCGACCCCGGGCCCAACGACGTGGTCGTGGCCATCACCGCATGCGGGGTGTGCCACACCGACCTGACCTACCGGGACGGCGGCATCAACGACAACTACCCGTTCCTGCTGGGCCACGAGGCCTCCGGCACCGTCGAGTCGGTGGGATCGGCGGTGACCGCGGTGGCCCCCGGTGACTTCGTGGTCCTGAACTGGCGCGCGGTCTGCGGCCAGTGCCGGGCCTGCAAGCGTGGCCGGCCGCACCTGTGCTTCGACACCTTCAACGCCTCGGTGCCGATGACGCTGACCGACGGCACCGAACTCTCCCCCGCCCTGGGCATCGGGGCGTTCGCCGACAAGACCCTGGTCCACGAGGGCCAGTGCACCAAGGTCGATCCGTCCGCCGACCCGGCGGTGGCCGGTTTGCTGGGCTGCGGGGTGATGGCCGGTCTGGGTGCGGCGATCAACACCGGCGGCGTGACTCGCGACGACACCGTCGCGGTGATCGGTTGCGGCGGCGTGGGTGACGCCGCGATCGCCGGTGCCGCCCTGGTGGGAGCCCGGCGCATCATCGCCGTCGACACCGACGACACCAAGCTGGCCTGGGCCCGCGACTTCGGCGCGACCGACACCGTCAACGCTCGCACTCAGGACCCGGTCGAGACCATCCAGGAGCTCACCGACGGGTTCGGCGCCGACGTCGTGATCGACGCGGTGGGGCGCCCGGAGACCTGGAAGCAGGCGTTCTACGCCCGCGACCTGGCCGGAACCGTTGTGCTGGTGGGTGTTCCGACCCCCGATATGCAACTGGAGATGCCGCTGGTGGACTTCTTCTCCCGCGGCGGGTCACTGAAGTCTTCGTGGTACGGCGACTGCCTGCCCGAACGTGACTTCCCCACCCTGATCAGCCTGTACCTGCAGGGCCGGTTGCCACTGGAGAAGTTCGTCTCCGAACGCATCGGACTGGACGACATCGAGCAGGCCTTCCACCGGATGCACGGCGGCGAGGTGCTGCGTTCGGTCGTGGTGCTGTGA